From a single Arachis hypogaea cultivar Tifrunner chromosome 3, arahy.Tifrunner.gnm2.J5K5, whole genome shotgun sequence genomic region:
- the LOC112789078 gene encoding uncharacterized protein yields the protein MDRDSASSGNSASSFSPIDVQTLANLVNQINILQSHNRTAMNPSLDPTSPYFLHPGESPGTPLISTILGTNNYHLWERAMWRALRSKNKVKFIDGSIEKPESSDYLFEAWERCNTYVISWISLSLSSEIAQSVLWIDSAMELWKELQHRYQQGDIFRIAELEEELFAVKQGDLSITGYYTKLKRIWEELDNYRPIPQCSHCRGRCNCEYSVVRGYKEDSCVVRLLRGLNEQFSTARPQLMMTKPLPGIDEAFSLLLQQERQLNAGEMVEDRILMANSGGFRGRGRGRSGIGRGNSGRGGRNSRYCTFCGKNGHLVDVCYRKHGFPPHLKNGGSGNAINNVIADENSDEISNEIQKDSEANSKFDFNSEQREAPSVCLNQQDAQPRHSINQIYTTTLPSNEGQSYHEDYWCS from the exons ATGGATCGCGACTCAGCATCCTCAGGCAACTCAGCATCGTCATTTTCGCCGATTGACGTTCAAACGCTCGCGAATCTGGTGAATCAGATCAATATCTTGCAAAGTCATAACAGAACAGCGATGAATCCATCTCTGGATCCTACAAGTCCGTATTTCCTTCATCCTGGAGAAAGTCCAGGTACACCATTAATCTCTACAATTCTTGGAACGAACAACTATCATCTTTGGGAAAGAGCGATGTGGCGTGCGTTGAGATCGAAGAACAAAGTAAAATTCATAGATGGCTCAATTGAGAAACCAGAAAGTAGTGATTATTTGTTTGAAGCGTGGGAAAGGTGCAATACCTATGTGATTTCATGGATAAGCCTATCTTTGAGTTCAGAAATTGCTCAAAGTGTGCTATGGATCGATTCAGCCATGGAGCTTTGGAAGGAGCTACAACACAGGTATCAACAAGGTGATATCTTCAGAATTGCTGAGCTAGAAGAAGAGTTATTCGCTGTGAAGCAAGGTGATCTCTCGATCACGGGATACTACACGAAATTGAAAAGAATTTGGGAAGAATTGGATAACTATCGCCCAATCCCTCAGTGCTCTCACTGTAGAGGAAGATGCAATTGTGAATACAGCGTGGTTAGAGGATACAAAGAGGATTCTTGTGTCGTGAGGCTCCTAAGGGGGCTGAATGAACAATTCTCCACTGCGAGACCACAGCTCATGATGACAAAGCCACTGCCAGGTATAGatgaagcattttctttgttgCTGCAACAAGAAAGGCAACTGAACGCGGGTGAGATGGTAGAAGACAGAATTTTAATGGCAAATTCTGGAGGTTTTAGAGGAAGAGGCAGAGGCAGATCAGGAATTGGAAGAGGAAATTCTGGAAGAGGTGGAAGAAACTCAAGGTACTGCACTTTTTGTGGCAAGAATGGTCATTTGGTGGATGTTTGTTATAGGAAACATGGATTTCCCCCACACTTGAAAAATGGAGGCAGTGGGAATGCAATCAATAATGTGATAGCTGATGAGAACAGTGATGAAATCAGCAATGAAATCCAAAAGGATAGTGAAGCAAATTCGAAGTTTGATTTTAATTCAGAACAAAGAGAAGCACCAAGTGTCTGTTTGAACCAACAGGATGCACAACCAAGGCATAGCATTAACCAGATCTATACCACAACTCTTCCATCCAATGAAG GACAAAGCTACCACGAAGATTATTGGTGTAGCTGA